One window from the genome of Acinetobacter sp. ANC 7912 encodes:
- the mhpT gene encoding 3-(3-hydroxy-phenyl)propionate transporter MhpT → MANIRSEKLQKILTVFLCFWVAFFEGFDLQAPGIAAKGIATSFGLDQVQMGSVFSLGVFGMLFGAFFGGRIADYLGQKKVLMLSILIFGIFMSITALAPNDTILYVARFLTGLGLGAAMPTMISVVGAEASEANRGKLNSLMYCGLPVGAIFVAGLATFIKDIPWQTLFLIGGIAPLALLPFMGWILRDKKKEVVAEVQANTEVPSMAKVLFAEQRYKQTLPLWLSFFFTLMINYILISWLPNLLMEQGLEKQQAFMIMMLFQVGAVVGTLGMGYLLDRLKLWQMAIIIYTGLLVAIVTLFTTTLIPLLIFAGILGGIFSTGGQSILYGISPIFYSNAGKVTGVGSAISLGRLGAMTGPLLTGKILALGLGTTGILIASAPGVILSAVAVAALSTYKANHK, encoded by the coding sequence ATGGCAAATATACGCTCTGAAAAATTACAAAAAATTCTAACTGTTTTCCTGTGTTTCTGGGTCGCTTTCTTTGAAGGTTTTGACCTGCAGGCACCGGGAATTGCAGCGAAAGGTATCGCAACGAGCTTCGGTCTCGATCAGGTACAAATGGGCTCTGTGTTTAGCCTAGGGGTATTTGGTATGCTCTTTGGTGCTTTCTTTGGAGGCCGTATCGCTGATTACTTAGGTCAGAAAAAGGTGCTGATGCTGTCGATTCTGATCTTTGGTATTTTTATGAGTATCACAGCATTAGCACCGAATGACACGATTCTTTATGTTGCACGTTTCCTGACTGGTCTGGGCTTAGGTGCTGCGATGCCAACCATGATCTCAGTGGTTGGTGCGGAAGCGAGTGAAGCCAACCGGGGTAAACTGAACAGCTTAATGTATTGTGGTCTGCCAGTAGGTGCGATCTTTGTTGCGGGTCTGGCGACTTTTATTAAAGACATTCCATGGCAAACCTTATTCCTGATTGGTGGTATTGCACCATTGGCATTGCTGCCTTTTATGGGCTGGATTCTACGCGATAAGAAAAAAGAAGTTGTGGCAGAAGTACAGGCAAATACTGAAGTGCCATCTATGGCAAAAGTACTGTTTGCCGAGCAGCGCTATAAGCAGACACTGCCACTGTGGCTGAGTTTCTTCTTTACCTTAATGATTAACTACATTCTGATCAGCTGGTTACCAAACCTGTTGATGGAACAGGGGCTGGAAAAACAGCAAGCCTTTATGATTATGATGCTGTTCCAGGTGGGGGCTGTAGTGGGTACGCTAGGCATGGGTTATCTGCTAGACCGTCTTAAACTCTGGCAAATGGCAATTATTATTTATACTGGTCTGTTGGTAGCAATCGTGACGCTGTTTACCACAACTTTAATTCCATTGCTGATTTTTGCAGGGATTTTAGGTGGTATCTTCTCGACTGGTGGTCAGTCCATTCTGTATGGTATTTCGCCAATCTTCTATTCCAATGCTGGCAAGGTAACTGGTGTGGGAAGTGCGATTTCACTCGGTCGTTTAGGTGCAATGACTGGGCCATTATTAACTGGGAAAATTCTGGCATTGGGTTTGGGCACAACTGGTATTCTGATCGCCAGTGCACCGGGTGTGATTCTGTCTGCCGTTGCAGTGGCTGCATTGTCTACCTATAAAGCCAATCATAAGTAA
- the glnG gene encoding nitrogen regulation protein NR(I): MSRNKIWVIDDDRAMRWVLEKTFKEEGFDVTSFEEAQSALDQLSVDAPDVILTDIRMPGIDGLTFLSKVKNSYPDLPVIIMTAHSDLESAVSSYQTGAFEYLPKPFDIDEALALVNRAILHITKLQQQESAKTVPAIQSTEIIGESPAMQEVFRAIGRLSQSHITVLINGESGTGKELVAHALHRHSPRSNKPFIALNMAAIPKDLIETELFGHEKGAFTGANTQRQGRFEQANGGTLFLDEIGDMPFETQTRLLRVLADGEFYRVGGHVPVKVDVRIVAATHQDLEKLVHDGRFREDLYHRLNVIRIHIPKLAHRSEDIPMLAEHFLARAGKELGVNPKILRPETKEYMQKLPWQGNVRQLENTCRWLTVMITGREVYPEDLPPELKQIPLPQDNGTPIPNLNQIAPHHWDELLGQWAIQKLKNGEMKILDIATPMFERTLINAALQQTRGRKRHAAELLGWGRNTLTRKLKELGMDSADDDEVEEVEG; encoded by the coding sequence ATGTCGCGAAATAAAATATGGGTCATTGATGACGATCGTGCCATGCGTTGGGTACTAGAAAAAACATTTAAAGAAGAAGGTTTCGACGTCACCAGCTTTGAAGAAGCTCAGTCAGCGCTCGATCAGCTGAGCGTAGATGCGCCAGATGTGATCCTGACCGATATCCGTATGCCAGGAATTGATGGCCTGACTTTCTTAAGTAAAGTCAAAAACAGCTATCCAGACCTGCCGGTCATTATTATGACAGCACACTCGGATCTGGAATCTGCAGTATCCAGCTATCAAACTGGTGCATTTGAATATCTACCGAAGCCATTTGATATTGATGAAGCTCTGGCATTGGTGAATCGTGCGATCCTGCACATCACCAAACTGCAACAACAGGAATCTGCCAAAACTGTTCCTGCCATTCAATCTACCGAGATCATCGGTGAATCTCCTGCCATGCAGGAAGTATTCCGTGCCATTGGCCGTCTGTCACAGTCACATATTACCGTGCTGATTAATGGTGAATCTGGTACTGGTAAGGAACTAGTCGCGCATGCCCTGCATCGCCACTCGCCACGTAGCAATAAACCGTTTATTGCCCTAAACATGGCAGCAATTCCAAAAGACCTGATCGAGACTGAATTATTTGGCCATGAGAAAGGCGCGTTTACCGGTGCCAATACGCAACGCCAAGGCCGTTTTGAACAGGCCAATGGCGGCACACTGTTCCTGGATGAAATCGGCGATATGCCATTTGAAACCCAGACCCGTTTGTTACGTGTCCTGGCTGATGGAGAGTTCTACCGCGTCGGCGGTCATGTTCCGGTAAAAGTGGATGTACGTATCGTCGCTGCAACCCACCAAGACCTGGAAAAGCTGGTACATGATGGCCGCTTCCGTGAAGACTTGTATCACCGTCTGAACGTGATTCGTATTCATATTCCTAAACTGGCGCATCGTTCTGAAGACATTCCAATGCTGGCAGAACACTTCCTGGCTCGTGCTGGTAAGGAACTGGGTGTGAATCCAAAAATTCTGCGTCCAGAAACCAAGGAATATATGCAGAAGCTGCCTTGGCAAGGGAACGTTCGTCAGCTGGAAAACACCTGCCGCTGGTTAACCGTCATGATCACCGGTCGTGAAGTCTATCCTGAAGACTTGCCACCTGAACTGAAACAAATTCCTCTACCTCAGGACAACGGCACACCAATTCCGAACCTCAACCAGATTGCACCGCATCACTGGGATGAATTACTGGGTCAATGGGCGATTCAAAAACTGAAAAATGGTGAGATGAAAATTCTCGACATCGCGACACCAATGTTTGAACGCACCCTGATTAATGCTGCCCTGCAACAAACCCGTGGTCGTAAGCGTCATGCTGCTGAACTGCTTGGCTGGGGCCGCAATACCCTGACCCGTAAGCTAAAAGAACTCGGTATGGACAGTGCTGATGACGATGAAGTAGAAGAAGTTGAAGGTTAA
- the glnL gene encoding nitrogen regulation protein NR(II) — translation MDQPISIDYRLLVDNLTTAIMLVDSNLNIYYLNTACEAMFDISLLRASGTPVLNILQAPTDEFKTKESLYNTLHTGQPYTRREATIIVNFKDIHVDYTVSLLNTGKPTHPLLLIELNQRDRMLKISREENYIQQHQVARQLIRGVAHEIKNPLGGIRGATQLLARSLDDPKYKEFTDIIINEVDRLRNLADTMLGSRQLPSYELVNVHEPLERVRSLIANQTKKKIKITRDYDLSLPEVLADRDQLIQVMLNICVNAVQAMTENKDFFIEHQPELILRTRIQRLYTINGAIHRSVVRIDIQDNGPGVPEDIIESVFYPLVTSRAKGTGLGLSIAQNIMHQHNGMIECQSVPGKTVFSLFLPWESDHVAK, via the coding sequence ATGGATCAGCCTATTTCTATCGACTATCGCTTACTGGTGGACAATCTCACCACTGCCATTATGTTGGTCGATAGTAACCTGAATATCTACTATCTAAACACGGCTTGCGAAGCCATGTTCGATATCAGTCTTTTGCGCGCATCTGGCACGCCAGTACTTAATATTTTACAAGCGCCGACGGATGAGTTTAAGACAAAAGAGTCCCTGTATAACACGCTGCATACCGGACAACCTTATACCCGCCGTGAAGCAACCATTATTGTCAACTTTAAAGACATTCATGTGGATTACACAGTTTCCCTGCTCAATACCGGTAAACCCACCCACCCTTTACTACTAATCGAGCTGAACCAGCGCGACCGTATGCTGAAAATTTCTCGCGAGGAAAACTATATTCAGCAGCATCAGGTTGCGCGCCAATTGATTCGCGGTGTTGCTCACGAGATTAAAAACCCGCTCGGCGGCATCCGCGGCGCAACCCAATTGCTGGCCCGTAGCCTGGACGATCCAAAATACAAAGAATTCACTGACATTATTATCAATGAAGTCGATCGCCTTCGGAATCTGGCCGACACCATGCTTGGTTCACGTCAGCTACCAAGTTATGAATTAGTCAATGTACATGAACCACTGGAACGTGTGCGTTCACTGATCGCCAACCAGACCAAAAAGAAAATCAAAATTACCCGGGACTACGACCTATCCTTGCCAGAAGTTTTGGCGGATCGCGACCAGCTGATTCAGGTCATGCTGAATATCTGTGTCAATGCCGTTCAGGCCATGACAGAAAATAAAGACTTCTTTATCGAGCATCAGCCAGAACTGATCTTAAGAACTCGGATTCAACGTCTCTATACCATTAATGGGGCAATTCACCGCTCTGTAGTGCGCATCGACATCCAGGACAATGGTCCAGGTGTGCCGGAAGACATTATTGAATCAGTGTTCTACCCACTAGTGACCAGCCGTGCCAAAGGAACCGGTCTCGGTCTGAGTATTGCTCAAAATATTATGCATCAACATAACGGAATGATTGAATGCCAGTCAGTTCCAGGAAAAACCGTATTTAGCCTATTTTTACCTTGGGAGTCAGATCATGTCGCGAAATAA
- the rimO gene encoding 30S ribosomal protein S12 methylthiotransferase RimO, which translates to MKSPKVGFVSLGCPKALVDSERILTQLKTEGYDVASDYDGADLVVVNTCGFIESAVQESLDAIGEAMSANGRVIVTGCLGKDEDKIRQMHPNVLKVTGAAAYEEVMDAVHEYVPEPPKHNPFIDLVPEQGIRLTPKHYAYLKISEGCNHRCTFCIIPSMRGDLVSRPVGSVLEEAAALKRAGVKEVLVISQDTSAYGVDTKYKLDFWNGQPVKTKFYDMCEALGQLGIWVRLHYVYPYPHVDAVIDLMAQGKILPYLDIPFQHASPKILKLMKRPAHSENTLERLKVWREKCPELVIRSTFVVGFPGETEEDFQMLLDWLQEAQLDRVGCFTYSPVEGAAANDLPDHVPEEVKQERYERFMQVQQAISAAKLQKRIGQKMTVLVDDLEEEFPVAVARSYADAPEIDGNVFVEDIDKSLIKAGDLLEVEITDADEYDLFAKLISIKSA; encoded by the coding sequence ATGAAATCCCCCAAAGTCGGTTTTGTTTCTTTAGGTTGTCCTAAGGCATTGGTTGATTCCGAGCGAATTCTTACTCAGTTAAAAACTGAAGGTTATGATGTGGCATCAGATTATGATGGCGCGGATTTAGTAGTAGTTAATACCTGTGGTTTTATTGAATCTGCAGTACAAGAGTCTTTAGACGCCATTGGTGAAGCGATGAGCGCGAATGGTCGCGTGATTGTTACTGGCTGTCTCGGTAAAGATGAAGATAAGATTCGCCAGATGCACCCGAATGTCCTGAAAGTGACCGGTGCTGCGGCATATGAAGAAGTGATGGATGCGGTGCATGAATATGTTCCTGAACCACCAAAACACAATCCATTTATTGACCTAGTACCTGAGCAAGGCATTCGTCTTACTCCAAAACACTATGCTTACCTGAAAATTTCGGAAGGCTGCAACCATCGTTGCACATTCTGTATTATTCCAAGCATGCGTGGTGATCTGGTATCCCGTCCGGTCGGTTCCGTGCTGGAAGAAGCGGCTGCATTAAAACGTGCGGGCGTCAAAGAAGTACTCGTGATCTCTCAAGATACTTCTGCTTACGGTGTGGATACCAAGTACAAGCTGGATTTCTGGAACGGTCAGCCGGTTAAAACCAAATTCTATGATATGTGTGAAGCACTCGGTCAACTCGGTATCTGGGTGCGTCTGCATTATGTTTACCCATATCCACACGTGGATGCAGTGATAGATCTGATGGCACAAGGCAAAATCCTGCCTTATCTGGATATTCCATTCCAGCACGCCAGCCCGAAAATTCTGAAGCTGATGAAACGTCCAGCACACAGTGAAAATACACTGGAGCGTTTAAAAGTATGGCGTGAGAAATGCCCTGAGCTGGTCATTCGTTCTACATTTGTAGTGGGCTTCCCGGGTGAAACCGAAGAAGACTTCCAGATGCTGTTAGACTGGCTACAAGAAGCACAGCTGGATCGTGTAGGTTGCTTTACTTATTCCCCAGTTGAAGGTGCAGCAGCGAACGACTTGCCAGATCACGTGCCTGAAGAAGTGAAGCAGGAGCGTTATGAACGTTTCATGCAGGTACAACAAGCCATTTCAGCAGCCAAACTGCAAAAACGCATTGGCCAGAAAATGACAGTACTAGTAGATGATCTGGAAGAAGAATTCCCGGTTGCTGTGGCACGTTCTTATGCAGATGCACCTGAAATTGATGGTAATGTATTTGTTGAAGATATTGATAAGAGCCTGATCAAAGCAGGTGATTTGCTTGAAGTCGAAATTACAGATGCAGACGAATATGACCTGTTTGCAAAACTGATTTCGATTAAATCAGCTTAA
- the pyrH gene encoding UMP kinase, with the protein MLDSKKPRFGRILLKLSGEALAGNKDMGIDAQILDQMSLSIAHLVGLGVQVGIVVGGGNLYRGSQLQKDGLVGRVTGDQMGMLATVMNGLALRDALVRRNIKTRLLSALPIGTVVESYSSRDAIRHLTRGEVCVFVAGTGNPFFTTDTAACLRGIEIEANLILKATKVDGVYNKDPSKYEDAVKYDSLTFDQVLDEKLGVMDLTAICLCRDHNVPLQVFDMNKSGALLSVVMGENEGTHVTN; encoded by the coding sequence ATGTTGGATTCTAAAAAGCCGCGTTTTGGCCGTATTTTGCTGAAACTTTCAGGCGAAGCACTTGCAGGCAACAAGGATATGGGTATTGATGCCCAAATCCTGGACCAGATGTCTCTATCAATTGCTCACCTGGTTGGCCTAGGTGTACAAGTGGGTATTGTTGTGGGTGGCGGTAACCTGTATCGAGGAAGCCAGTTGCAAAAAGACGGTCTGGTTGGTCGTGTAACCGGTGATCAGATGGGTATGCTAGCAACTGTGATGAACGGTCTGGCGCTACGTGATGCACTGGTACGCCGTAATATCAAGACACGTTTGCTGTCAGCGCTGCCAATCGGCACTGTTGTAGAATCATACTCTAGCCGTGATGCGATCCGTCACCTGACTCGTGGTGAAGTGTGTGTATTCGTTGCCGGTACTGGTAACCCGTTCTTTACTACGGATACAGCAGCTTGCCTGCGTGGTATTGAAATCGAAGCGAATCTGATCCTGAAAGCGACTAAGGTTGATGGCGTTTATAACAAAGATCCAAGCAAATACGAAGATGCAGTGAAATACGATTCATTGACATTTGATCAGGTGCTGGATGAAAAACTAGGGGTGATGGATTTAACAGCAATCTGTCTGTGCCGTGACCACAACGTACCGCTGCAAGTATTCGATATGAATAAGTCTGGTGCTTTATTGTCCGTTGTGATGGGTGAAAATGAGGGTACTCACGTCACCAATTAA
- the frr gene encoding ribosome recycling factor — MINDLKKDAEDRMNKSLDSLEHGFAKVRTGRAHPSILNGVMVPYYGSDVPLNQVANIGVEDSRTLLVQPFERTMVAAIDKAIRESDLGLNPITADAIRVPMAALTEETRRDMQKIARNEAENAKVAIRNIRRDVLGDIKALLKEKEISEDEERRASDEIQKITDKYVAEVDKRLAAKEAELMKV, encoded by the coding sequence ATGATTAACGATCTTAAAAAAGACGCAGAAGACCGTATGAACAAGTCACTTGACTCGTTGGAACATGGTTTTGCAAAAGTTCGTACTGGACGTGCACATCCATCCATTCTGAACGGTGTTATGGTTCCTTACTATGGCTCAGATGTGCCATTGAACCAGGTTGCTAACATTGGTGTTGAAGATTCGCGTACATTACTGGTTCAACCATTCGAACGTACAATGGTTGCAGCAATTGACAAAGCGATCCGTGAATCTGATCTAGGCTTGAACCCAATTACGGCTGACGCGATTCGTGTACCAATGGCAGCACTGACAGAAGAAACCCGTCGTGACATGCAGAAAATTGCGCGTAATGAAGCTGAAAATGCTAAAGTTGCGATTCGTAACATTCGCCGTGATGTGTTGGGTGACATCAAAGCTCTATTGAAAGAAAAAGAAATTTCTGAAGATGAAGAGCGTCGTGCATCTGATGAAATCCAGAAAATTACCGATAAATATGTTGCAGAAGTGGACAAACGTCTGGCTGCAAAAGAAGCTGAATTGATGAAGGTCTAA
- the uppS gene encoding polyprenyl diphosphate synthase, with product MTHPEESTRLPRHVAIIMDGNNRFAKKNQMQKGEGHREGKTVLDPIVEHCRKRNIQALTVFAFSSENWNRPQYEVDLLMKLLEDTIHEQLPRMEKFNIALRFIGDRSRLSPELQALMLQAEERTAKFDSMTLTIAVSYGGMWDMAQAAKRIAADVLTNKLELDAIDTEVFGQYVSLSDLPPVDLLIRTGGDFRLSNFLLWQAAYAELYFTDTLWPEFTIEELDDAFAVFGGRERRFGKTSEQIQQEKLEN from the coding sequence ATGACCCATCCTGAAGAAAGTACCCGTCTTCCAAGACATGTTGCCATCATCATGGATGGCAACAACCGTTTTGCCAAAAAAAATCAGATGCAAAAAGGTGAAGGACACCGTGAAGGGAAAACTGTCCTTGATCCGATTGTCGAACACTGTAGAAAAAGAAATATTCAGGCCTTAACTGTATTCGCATTTTCGAGTGAAAACTGGAACCGTCCACAGTATGAAGTGGACCTACTCATGAAATTGCTTGAAGACACAATTCATGAACAGTTGCCGCGCATGGAAAAATTCAATATTGCCTTACGCTTTATCGGCGATCGCAGCCGTTTATCTCCTGAACTGCAAGCTTTAATGTTGCAAGCTGAGGAAAGGACTGCTAAGTTCGATAGCATGACCCTGACCATTGCCGTGAGTTACGGCGGTATGTGGGACATGGCGCAGGCTGCGAAACGCATTGCCGCGGATGTTTTAACAAATAAATTAGAACTTGATGCAATTGATACTGAAGTTTTTGGTCAATATGTAAGTCTGAGTGATTTACCCCCTGTGGATCTGTTGATTCGTACCGGTGGTGATTTCCGTTTATCCAATTTCCTGTTGTGGCAGGCAGCATATGCGGAACTGTATTTCACTGATACCTTATGGCCAGAATTTACCATTGAAGAGCTGGATGATGCCTTTGCGGTCTTTGGTGGGCGCGAACGCCGTTTTGGCAAAACTTCAGAACAGATTCAGCAAGAGAAACTTGAGAATTAA
- a CDS encoding phosphatidate cytidylyltransferase, translating to MLERIITALVLVAVVLSCMFATTSYYPMFVLMVVAAGVAGYEWFKLMPRQGRKVLKPVAWGYGLLTAVLSALALHFNDMSMLLWIASILTWILSIYWVKSYPEYDGWYNPSLYGIGVILISAAVTAIYSVWDSSPWWLMYLFLLVWGADSGAYFVGRKFGKKKLAPSVSPNKSVEGLYGGILTSMLIVITVALLYLDISIPELILFLILSVLTVFSSVLGDLFESMIKRRAGIKDSGRILPGHGGVLDRIDSLLAAAPIFAAGMYVLKLIGVDL from the coding sequence ATGTTAGAGCGGATTATAACCGCATTGGTATTGGTGGCTGTTGTACTGAGTTGTATGTTTGCCACCACATCTTATTACCCAATGTTTGTGTTGATGGTTGTCGCTGCAGGCGTTGCCGGTTATGAGTGGTTCAAGCTCATGCCACGCCAGGGAAGAAAAGTGCTCAAGCCAGTTGCATGGGGTTATGGCTTGCTCACCGCAGTTCTTTCAGCACTTGCACTTCATTTTAATGATATGTCGATGCTGCTCTGGATTGCATCGATTCTGACCTGGATTTTAAGTATTTACTGGGTCAAATCCTATCCAGAATATGATGGCTGGTACAATCCAAGCTTGTATGGAATCGGCGTCATCCTGATTTCTGCTGCCGTCACAGCTATCTATTCAGTCTGGGATAGTTCACCTTGGTGGCTGATGTACTTGTTCCTGTTGGTTTGGGGCGCAGATAGCGGTGCTTATTTTGTTGGTCGTAAATTTGGCAAGAAAAAACTGGCACCAAGTGTCAGCCCAAACAAATCAGTTGAAGGTTTGTATGGGGGTATCCTGACTTCGATGTTGATTGTCATTACAGTGGCATTACTTTACCTGGATATCAGTATTCCAGAGCTGATTTTGTTTCTGATTTTGTCAGTATTAACCGTATTTAGTTCTGTCTTGGGCGATCTGTTTGAATCCATGATCAAACGTCGCGCAGGCATTAAAGATTCGGGTCGTATTCTGCCAGGTCATGGTGGTGTATTGGACCGAATTGATTCTCTCCTCGCTGCAGCACCGATCTTTGCTGCTGGCATGTATGTTTTAAAATTAATTGGCGTAGATTTATAG
- the ispC gene encoding 1-deoxy-D-xylulose-5-phosphate reductoisomerase: MSQAVCILGATGSIGQSTLKILQRHPEAYSVFAVTAQSRIAELVEICKKFRPKVAVVPASRVDELAQLLKQHQLSEIEILQDEAGLIAVAEHPEVDVVMAAIVGAAGLLPTLAAVKAGKRVLLANKEALVMSGDIMMQAARDHGALLLPVDSEHNAIFQCLPANYFEAERNGKPKLGVQQILLTASGGPFLNHTLEQLKMVTPAQACKHPNWSMGQKISVDSATLMNKGLELIEACHLFAVKEQFVTVVVHPQSIIHSMVQYVDGSTLAQMGNPDMCTPIAHALAWPERISTHVAPLDMFIHSQLNFQQPDTQRFPALKLARQAMQQGGIAPAILNAANEIAVAAFLNEKIAFTQIPQVVEHTLNSMDNQTADQLDVILQADQQARDIARQFVVNKGS, from the coding sequence ATGTCACAAGCTGTTTGTATATTGGGTGCTACAGGTTCCATTGGTCAAAGTACTTTAAAGATCCTGCAGCGACATCCTGAAGCCTACAGCGTATTTGCTGTGACTGCCCAAAGCCGCATTGCGGAACTGGTTGAGATATGCAAGAAGTTCCGACCGAAAGTTGCTGTGGTGCCAGCGTCCAGAGTGGATGAGCTGGCACAATTACTTAAACAGCATCAATTATCTGAAATTGAAATCCTGCAGGATGAAGCTGGGCTGATTGCGGTTGCTGAACATCCAGAAGTGGATGTAGTGATGGCTGCGATTGTTGGTGCAGCAGGCTTGTTGCCGACGTTAGCTGCTGTAAAAGCGGGTAAGCGTGTGCTGCTAGCTAATAAAGAAGCTTTGGTAATGTCGGGTGACATCATGATGCAAGCCGCCCGTGACCATGGTGCTTTATTGCTTCCAGTGGATTCCGAGCACAATGCTATTTTTCAGTGTTTACCAGCCAATTATTTCGAAGCTGAACGTAATGGAAAACCAAAACTGGGCGTACAGCAGATTCTACTGACTGCCTCTGGTGGGCCATTTCTGAACCATACGCTTGAACAGCTTAAAATGGTGACACCAGCCCAAGCTTGTAAACATCCGAACTGGTCCATGGGTCAAAAGATCTCAGTTGATTCGGCGACTTTGATGAACAAAGGCTTGGAACTCATTGAAGCCTGTCATTTATTTGCGGTAAAAGAACAATTTGTTACAGTGGTGGTGCATCCACAGAGTATTATTCACTCCATGGTTCAATATGTAGATGGTTCAACTTTGGCACAAATGGGTAATCCGGATATGTGTACGCCGATTGCACATGCGTTGGCTTGGCCGGAGCGGATTAGCACGCATGTTGCACCACTGGATATGTTTATCCACTCTCAATTGAATTTTCAGCAACCGGATACTCAGCGTTTTCCTGCACTGAAACTAGCCCGTCAGGCCATGCAGCAAGGCGGAATTGCACCCGCGATTTTGAACGCAGCCAATGAAATTGCCGTGGCAGCTTTTCTAAATGAAAAAATTGCTTTCACTCAAATTCCTCAGGTGGTTGAACATACGCTAAATTCGATGGACAATCAGACAGCAGATCAGCTGGATGTGATTCTTCAGGCTGACCAGCAGGCGCGTGATATTGCACGTCAATTTGTTGTAAATAAAGGAAGTTAA
- the rseP gene encoding RIP metalloprotease RseP, giving the protein MNALFIIAAAILLLGPLIAIHEFGHYFVARKLGVKVLVYSIGFGPTVLKWTSKKSGINYQLSALPFGGYVKMLDEREGNVPEQDLLKAFNRQHPWKRIAIVAAGPLINLFFAVILFWILFLPAQEQLNTRVGQVLPNTPAATVQMQQGDKIVAVDGTQVSTWEKLNYALVDRVGETGQITIQAERDGQVKNFNLPIQNFLKDQSQSPLDVLGFIPYRPEIPAVVSKLSEDGAAIRQGMKEGDKIVAIDGKSMQNWYDVVQVVQVSPEKLLKIDVLRNGQVVHLQVMPQAKRDNMGNVTGMLGVQSDPGKITIPAEYKQTIQYSPTEALVMAFDKTAQLSSMILNSIVKMVRGLIGLDNLSGPITIAKVAGQSAEMGWQTFISFMALMSVSLGILNLLPIPMLDGGHLVYYFIELLRGKPVSEQIQLVGLKIGMVLLGSMMLLALFNDFMRL; this is encoded by the coding sequence ATGAACGCCTTGTTTATTATCGCAGCTGCAATACTGTTATTGGGTCCGCTCATTGCGATTCATGAATTTGGACACTACTTTGTAGCGCGTAAACTGGGCGTGAAGGTGCTGGTTTACTCGATTGGCTTTGGCCCAACCGTATTAAAATGGACGTCGAAAAAATCCGGGATCAATTACCAGTTATCCGCTTTGCCATTTGGTGGCTATGTGAAAATGCTGGATGAGCGTGAAGGTAATGTCCCTGAGCAAGATTTGCTGAAAGCATTTAACCGTCAGCATCCATGGAAGCGTATTGCCATTGTCGCTGCTGGCCCACTGATCAATCTTTTCTTTGCAGTGATCCTGTTCTGGATTCTGTTTCTGCCGGCTCAAGAGCAATTAAATACCCGTGTTGGTCAAGTCCTGCCAAATACGCCTGCTGCTACGGTACAAATGCAGCAAGGTGACAAAATTGTTGCGGTGGATGGAACACAAGTCAGCACGTGGGAAAAACTGAACTATGCACTGGTCGACCGTGTCGGTGAAACTGGGCAGATTACAATTCAGGCTGAGCGTGATGGACAGGTCAAAAACTTTAATCTGCCGATTCAGAACTTCCTGAAAGATCAATCACAATCTCCACTCGATGTATTAGGCTTCATCCCATATCGTCCTGAGATTCCGGCAGTAGTATCCAAACTCAGTGAAGATGGCGCAGCTATTCGTCAAGGGATGAAAGAAGGTGACAAGATTGTTGCCATTGACGGTAAGTCAATGCAGAACTGGTACGATGTGGTACAGGTGGTACAGGTATCTCCAGAAAAATTACTGAAAATTGACGTATTACGTAATGGTCAGGTGGTGCACTTACAGGTGATGCCGCAGGCAAAACGCGACAATATGGGGAATGTGACTGGTATGCTGGGTGTACAAAGCGACCCAGGTAAAATCACCATTCCTGCAGAATATAAACAAACGATTCAATACAGTCCGACCGAAGCATTGGTGATGGCCTTTGACAAGACGGCACAGCTGTCGTCCATGATCCTGAACTCGATCGTGAAAATGGTACGTGGTCTGATTGGTCTGGATAATTTATCTGGTCCGATCACGATCGCGAAAGTAGCGGGCCAAAGTGCAGAAATGGGTTGGCAAACTTTTATTTCCTTTATGGCACTAATGAGTGTAAGTTTAGGGATATTGAATTTACTGCCGATTCCAATGCTTGATGGCGGACATTTGGTTTACTATTTTATTGAATTATTGCGTGGTAAACCTGTTTCTGAACAAATACAATTGGTTGGCTTAAAAATTGGTATGGTATTGCTGGGTAGTATGATGCTACTGGCTCTATTTAATGATTTTATGCGTTTATAA